From one Anabas testudineus chromosome 18, fAnaTes1.2, whole genome shotgun sequence genomic stretch:
- the LOC113157255 gene encoding uncharacterized protein LOC113157255 isoform X1, which produces MNFILIRALILCSFSWISVLVSYNVKAQSGDSVTLLCPKTSKTVTTWFRLVNRNKATCIALMTSSHSRPEYCVGFQNGSFKIETNISTVFLKIKQVDLSDSGLYFCHFFFGGRGVYYVIYLTVEDSDEFQDDEDRKSETECETTNLLSLIVGALTVFLVLVVIGLAVTVKDQKPPQHENLDCDELKAAALSLYSTTLRSRRKVETRVIYAAQQVDS; this is translated from the exons ATGAACTTCATCTTGATAAGAGCTTTAATTCTCTGCAGCTTCA GCTGGATCTCTGTCTTAGTTTCCTACAATGTGAAGGCCCAGTCTGGTGACAGTGTCACACTGCTGTGCCCCAAAACCTCTAAGACTGTGACAACCTGGTTCAGACTGGTCAACAGAAACAAGGCCACCTGTATCGCTCTTATGACCAGTTCTCACAGCAGACCTGAATACTGTGTTGGATTTCAAAATGgaagttttaaaatagaaacCAACATCTCTACTGTCTTTCTCAAAATCAAACAAGTGGATTTATCTGACTCTGGACTctatttctgtcactttttcttTGGTGGACGTGGAGTTTACTATGTGATATATTTAACTGTTGAAG ACAGTGATGAATTCCAGGATGATGAAGACAGAAAGTCTGAAA cagAGTGTGAAACAACAAATCTGTTGAGTTTGATCGTCGGTGCTCTGActgttttccttgttttggTCGTCATTGGTCTGGCTGTTACAGTCAAAGATCAGAAACCACCACAGCATGAG AATCTGGACTGTGATGAGCtaaaagctgcagcactgaGTTTGTATTCAACAACATTAAGAAGCAGGAGAAAAGTGGAGACTCGTGTTATTTATGCTGCTCAGCAAGTGGACTCATAG
- the LOC113157254 gene encoding uncharacterized protein LOC113157254 isoform X3 — MNFTLLTALLCTFSWISVSLSDFHTVSVQHGEEVTLACTNFSIFPYHIHWFRLGNGPNVSCISSMFSSDANTTLCVGFQNGKFSMTSNTVTVFLNIKQVDLSDSGLYFCGLYSNGNSVIVHATYLNVAQEKFGGLPTLTSVILGGVIIFLIIFIISLVIKILRLHKDPDQRQNPQHSEVI; from the exons ATGAACTTTACCTTGCTGACTGCTTTACTTTGTACCTTCA GCTGgatctctgtctcactttcgGACTTTCACACTGTTTCGGTCCAACATGGTGAAGAAGTCACACTGGCGTGTACCAACTTTTCCATTTTTCCCTATCACATACACTGGTTCAGACTGGGTAATGGGCCCAATGTCAGCTGCATCTCATCTATGTTCAGCTCTGATGCCAATACCACGCTCTGTGTTGGATTTCAAAATGGCAAATTCAGTATGACATCAAACACTGTTACCGTCTTTCTCAACATCAAACAAGTGGATTTATCTGACTCTGGACTGTATTTCTGTGGATTGTACTCAAATGGAAACTCAGTGATTGTTCATGCAACTTATTTAAACGTAGCTCAAG AAAAGTTTGGTGGATTACCAACTCTGACCAGTGTTATCTTAGGAGGTGTGATTATTTTCCTCATTATATTCATCATTAGTCTGGTTATCAAAATCCTGAGACTCCATAAAG ATCCTGATCAGAGACAGAATCCACAACACAGTGAGGTAATCTAA
- the LOC113157256 gene encoding uncharacterized protein LOC113157256: MRSFTLITALLLYSNSWISVSGSESQTVEVQPGEEVTLLCSNISKHPSSTHWFRVVYRTKPRCISSMYGSDGEASYCDGFQNGFEMSSNTSTVFLKIKPVDLSDSGLYFCGFYINTHTVITSATYLNVQGNCESEDEVICETKEVLYFVIDDPDGTTNLMTVILCGLTVFLTTVIIGLFVKIRKLKTAVTENPQPKRKQNLASDDLNYAALSFLEKPKRVRKPASESVLEPNVVYAATR, translated from the exons ATGAGGAGTTTCACCCTAATAACAGCTTTACTTCTCTACAGCAACA GCTGGATCTCTGTGTCTGGTTCTGAGTCTCAGACTGTGGAGGTCCAGCCTGGTGAAGAAGtgactctgctctgctccaacATTTCCAAACATCCATCTTCCACACACTGGTTCAGAGTCGTCTACAGAACCAAGCCACGCTGTATCTCCTCTATGTACGGGTCTGATGGTGAAGCTTCGTACTGTGATGGATTTCaaaatggatttgaaatgagCTCCAACACGTCGACTGTCTTCCTTAAAATCAAGCCAGTGGATTTATCAGACTCTGGACTGTATTTCTGTGgattttacataaacacacatacagtcattaCCAGtgcaacatatttaaatgtccAAG GGAACTGTGAATCTGAGGATGAGGTCATTTGTGAGACTAAA GAAGTGTTGTACTTTGTTATAGATGATCCTGATGGAACAACAAACCTGATGACTGTGATCCTCTGTGGTCTGACTGTTTTCCTCACCACAGTCATCATAGGTCTATTTGTTAAAATCAGGAAACTTAAGACAG CTGTGACTGAAAACCCACAGCCCAAAAGAAAACAG AATCTGGCCTCAGATGACCTGAACTATGCAGCTCTAAGTTTCCTGGAAAAACCAAAGAGAGTCCGTAAGCCTGCATCAGAGAGTGTGCTGGAGCCAAATGTTGTGTACGCTGCCACCAGATGA
- the LOC113157254 gene encoding uncharacterized protein LOC113157254 isoform X2 produces MNFTLLTALLCTFSWISVSLSDFHTVSVQHGEEVTLACTNFSIFPYHIHWFRLGNGPNVSCISSMFSSDANTTLCVGFQNGKFSMTSNTVTVFLNIKQVDLSDSGLYFCGLYSNGNSVIVHATYLNVAQEKFGGLPTLTSVILGGVIIFLIIFIISLVIKILRLHKDPDQRQNPQHSETLDSDALNYAAISFQPKPTTNHRPASQRQLEADVVYAATR; encoded by the exons ATGAACTTTACCTTGCTGACTGCTTTACTTTGTACCTTCA GCTGgatctctgtctcactttcgGACTTTCACACTGTTTCGGTCCAACATGGTGAAGAAGTCACACTGGCGTGTACCAACTTTTCCATTTTTCCCTATCACATACACTGGTTCAGACTGGGTAATGGGCCCAATGTCAGCTGCATCTCATCTATGTTCAGCTCTGATGCCAATACCACGCTCTGTGTTGGATTTCAAAATGGCAAATTCAGTATGACATCAAACACTGTTACCGTCTTTCTCAACATCAAACAAGTGGATTTATCTGACTCTGGACTGTATTTCTGTGGATTGTACTCAAATGGAAACTCAGTGATTGTTCATGCAACTTATTTAAACGTAGCTCAAG AAAAGTTTGGTGGATTACCAACTCTGACCAGTGTTATCTTAGGAGGTGTGATTATTTTCCTCATTATATTCATCATTAGTCTGGTTATCAAAATCCTGAGACTCCATAAAG ATCCTGATCAGAGACAGAATCCACAACACAGTGAG ACTTTGGACTCCGATGCTCTGAACTATGCAGCAATAAGTTTCCAACCAAAGCCAACGACGAACCACAGGCCTGCATCACAGAGACAGCTGGAGGCAGATGTTGTGTACGCTGCCACCAGATAA
- the LOC113157249 gene encoding uncharacterized protein LOC113157249 isoform X1 — translation MNFILIRALILCSFSWISVLVCHDVKVQSGHSVTLLCPNTSTSKTVTTWFRLVNRNKATCIALMTSSHNNPEYCVGFQNGSFKMETNISTVFLKIKQVDLSDSGLYFCHFFFGGRGVYYVIHLTVEGSDEFQDDEDRKSETECETTNLMSLILGALTVFLVLVVIGLAVTVRKLHSVANDKHSPQQQENLGSDDVNYAAVNFHQKERRRQIEPNVVYSATR, via the exons ATGAACTTCATCTTGATAAGAGCTTTAATTCTCTGCAGCTTCA GCTGGATCTCTGTCTTAGTTTGCCACGATGTGAAGGTTCAGTCTGGTCACAGTGTCACACTGCTGTGCCCCAACACGTCCACCTCTAAGACTGTGACAACCTGGTTCAGACTGGTCAACAGAAACAAGGCCACCTGTATCGCTCTTATGACCAGTTCTCACAACAACCCTGAATACTGTGTTGGATTTCAAAATGGAAGTTTTAAAATGGAAACCAACATCTCTACTGTCTTTCTCAAAATCAAACAAGTGGATTTATCTGACTCTGGACTctatttctgtcactttttcttTGGTGGACGTGGAGTTTACTATGTGATACATTTAACTGTTGAAG GCAGTGATGAATTCCAAGATGATGAAGACAGAAAGTCTGAAA CAGAGTGTGAAACAACAAATCTGATGAGTTTGATTCTCGGTGCTCTGActgttttccttgttttggTCGTCATTGGTCTGGCTGTTACAGTCAGGAAACTTCACTCAG TTGCAAATGATAAACACAGTCCACAACAGCAGGAG AACCTGGGCTCCGATGATGTGAACTACGCAGCAGTGAATTTCCATCAAAAAGAAAGACGAAGACAAATTGAGCCAAATGTTGTGTATTCTGCTACTAGATAG
- the LOC113157249 gene encoding uncharacterized protein LOC113157249 isoform X2 has product MNFILIRALILCSFSWISVLVCHDVKVQSGHSVTLLCPNTSTSKTVTTWFRLVNRNKATCIALMTSSHNNPEYCVGFQNGSFKMETNISTVFLKIKQVDLSDSGLYFCHFFFGGRGVYYVIHLTVEGSDEFQDDEDRKSEKCETTNLMSLILGALTVFLVLVVIGLAVTVRKLHSVANDKHSPQQQENLGSDDVNYAAVNFHQKERRRQIEPNVVYSATR; this is encoded by the exons ATGAACTTCATCTTGATAAGAGCTTTAATTCTCTGCAGCTTCA GCTGGATCTCTGTCTTAGTTTGCCACGATGTGAAGGTTCAGTCTGGTCACAGTGTCACACTGCTGTGCCCCAACACGTCCACCTCTAAGACTGTGACAACCTGGTTCAGACTGGTCAACAGAAACAAGGCCACCTGTATCGCTCTTATGACCAGTTCTCACAACAACCCTGAATACTGTGTTGGATTTCAAAATGGAAGTTTTAAAATGGAAACCAACATCTCTACTGTCTTTCTCAAAATCAAACAAGTGGATTTATCTGACTCTGGACTctatttctgtcactttttcttTGGTGGACGTGGAGTTTACTATGTGATACATTTAACTGTTGAAG GCAGTGATGAATTCCAAGATGATGAAGACAGAAAGTCTGAAA AGTGTGAAACAACAAATCTGATGAGTTTGATTCTCGGTGCTCTGActgttttccttgttttggTCGTCATTGGTCTGGCTGTTACAGTCAGGAAACTTCACTCAG TTGCAAATGATAAACACAGTCCACAACAGCAGGAG AACCTGGGCTCCGATGATGTGAACTACGCAGCAGTGAATTTCCATCAAAAAGAAAGACGAAGACAAATTGAGCCAAATGTTGTGTATTCTGCTACTAGATAG
- the LOC113157254 gene encoding uncharacterized protein LOC113157254 isoform X1 — protein sequence MNFTLLTALLCTFSWISVSLSDFHTVSVQHGEEVTLACTNFSIFPYHIHWFRLGNGPNVSCISSMFSSDANTTLCVGFQNGKFSMTSNTVTVFLNIKQVDLSDSGLYFCGLYSNGNSVIVHATYLNVAQEKFGGLPTLTSVILGGVIIFLIIFIISLVIKILRLHKAPDQRQNPQHSETLGSDALNYAAISFQPKPTTNRRSASQRQLEADAVYAATR from the exons ATGAACTTTACCTTGCTGACTGCTTTACTTTGTACCTTCA GCTGgatctctgtctcactttcgGACTTTCACACTGTTTCGGTCCAACATGGTGAAGAAGTCACACTGGCGTGTACCAACTTTTCCATTTTTCCCTATCACATACACTGGTTCAGACTGGGTAATGGGCCCAATGTCAGCTGCATCTCATCTATGTTCAGCTCTGATGCCAATACCACGCTCTGTGTTGGATTTCAAAATGGCAAATTCAGTATGACATCAAACACTGTTACCGTCTTTCTCAACATCAAACAAGTGGATTTATCTGACTCTGGACTGTATTTCTGTGGATTGTACTCAAATGGAAACTCAGTGATTGTTCATGCAACTTATTTAAACGTAGCTCAAG AAAAGTTTGGTGGATTACCAACTCTGACCAGTGTTATCTTAGGAGGTGTGATTATTTTCCTCATTATATTCATCATTAGTCTGGTTATCAAAATCCTGAGACTCCATAAAG CTCCTGATCAGAGACAGAATCCACAACACAGTGAG ACTCTGGGCTCCGATGCTCTGAACTATGCAGCAATAAGTTTCCAACCAAAGCCAACGACAAACCGCAGGTCTGCATCACAGAGACAGCTGGAGGCAGATGCTGTGTACGCTGCCACCAGATAA
- the LOC113157255 gene encoding uncharacterized protein LOC113157255 isoform X2, with protein MNFILIRALILCSFSWISVLVSYNVKAQSGDSVTLLCPKTSKTVTTWFRLVNRNKATCIALMTSSHSRPEYCVGFQNGSFKIETNISTVFLKIKQVDLSDSGLYFCHFFFGGRGVYYVIYLTVEDSDEFQDDEDRKSEKCETTNLLSLIVGALTVFLVLVVIGLAVTVKDQKPPQHENLDCDELKAAALSLYSTTLRSRRKVETRVIYAAQQVDS; from the exons ATGAACTTCATCTTGATAAGAGCTTTAATTCTCTGCAGCTTCA GCTGGATCTCTGTCTTAGTTTCCTACAATGTGAAGGCCCAGTCTGGTGACAGTGTCACACTGCTGTGCCCCAAAACCTCTAAGACTGTGACAACCTGGTTCAGACTGGTCAACAGAAACAAGGCCACCTGTATCGCTCTTATGACCAGTTCTCACAGCAGACCTGAATACTGTGTTGGATTTCAAAATGgaagttttaaaatagaaacCAACATCTCTACTGTCTTTCTCAAAATCAAACAAGTGGATTTATCTGACTCTGGACTctatttctgtcactttttcttTGGTGGACGTGGAGTTTACTATGTGATATATTTAACTGTTGAAG ACAGTGATGAATTCCAGGATGATGAAGACAGAAAGTCTGAAA AGTGTGAAACAACAAATCTGTTGAGTTTGATCGTCGGTGCTCTGActgttttccttgttttggTCGTCATTGGTCTGGCTGTTACAGTCAAAGATCAGAAACCACCACAGCATGAG AATCTGGACTGTGATGAGCtaaaagctgcagcactgaGTTTGTATTCAACAACATTAAGAAGCAGGAGAAAAGTGGAGACTCGTGTTATTTATGCTGCTCAGCAAGTGGACTCATAG